The following proteins are co-located in the bacterium BMS3Abin02 genome:
- the sigE_2 gene encoding ECF RNA polymerase sigma factor SigE, which produces MSLVGTDVTDAELIEASWSDASRFGDVFRRHYRAVYAYTVRAVGPSDGPDLAAEVFVNAFEARRRYDVAYVSARPWLLGIAAHLVGTYYRSKARGRRATLRLGDPAIVPDFASDAAGRVDAAAARDAIGRALGGLRPAEREVVSLFVFAGLSYREIAQSLGIAEGTVRSRLSRAREKSRNLMAGFDQYTDERTRGD; this is translated from the coding sequence ATGAGTCTGGTGGGCACGGACGTTACCGATGCGGAGCTGATCGAGGCATCGTGGAGTGACGCGTCGCGTTTCGGTGACGTGTTTCGGCGTCACTACCGGGCCGTGTATGCGTACACGGTGCGGGCGGTCGGTCCGTCGGACGGTCCGGATCTGGCCGCGGAGGTGTTCGTGAACGCGTTCGAAGCGCGGCGACGTTATGACGTTGCGTACGTGAGTGCCCGACCGTGGCTGTTGGGCATCGCCGCGCATCTGGTCGGCACCTACTACCGCAGCAAGGCTCGAGGTCGTCGGGCGACCCTACGTCTCGGCGACCCTGCGATCGTCCCGGATTTCGCTTCCGATGCTGCCGGACGGGTCGACGCCGCGGCCGCCCGGGATGCGATCGGCAGGGCGTTGGGAGGGTTGCGACCTGCCGAGCGTGAGGTGGTGTCGCTGTTCGTGTTCGCGGGTCTGTCGTATCGGGAGATCGCGCAGTCGTTGGGTATCGCCGAGGGGACGGTGCGGTCACGGTTGAGCAGGGCCAGGGAGAAATCTCGGAACCTGATGGCCGGTTTCGACCAATACACGGATGAAAGGACCAGAGGCGACTGA